The genomic interval AGACGGGCGACTACTGGGCCGGTGGGACACAGCGGTTCGAGACGCGCCACCTCGTCTACCGGCCGCAGTACAACGAGTACGACAACGCGCCGACGACGGTGCTGGAGAACAGTGTCCTCTACGACCGCTACGGGGAGCGGGCTCGTCCGCTGACATCGGAACGAGTGGTCGCCGGACGGCGAATCACGCTCGTGATGCTGAACGGCTCGCTGTCGCGGAGCGCGACGACCGCAACGGACATCGAACTGACGCCGGTCAGCGCGCCCGAGCAGGTGACCAGTGTCGAGGGCGACGGACCGGTCCGGCTCCGACTGCCGACTCGACTCGACAGAGAGGCGTGGAACGAACTCCTTCGCGACGAGTTCGTCCGGAACGGGGGCCACGTCCACGACAACGTCACGGTCACATCGGGGTCGCCGTACGATACGGTCACGATCACACTCGAACGCAACCAGACGTACGATCTGCGGATGGCGAGAGTCGACATCGGCGAGCAGTCGACTCAGGCCCCGGCTCACTACATCACTGCCGACGAGAGCGGGCTGGCGACCCTGTCGAGTGGCCGCTCACAGCGGGTCGTCTTCGAGGTCAGGGACCGGTTCAACAACCCTGTCAGCGGTGTCCGGGTGAACGCGACCGTCGGAACCAACGGGAGCGTCTCGCCGGTCGATCCGGTGACGGACCGGCAGGGACACGCCACCTTCCGCTACACCGCGTCGACGCCGGGAACGGCACGGATCGACGGGACTTTGGGGACGAGTCCCGGGGCGCTTGAGACCGCGACGGTCCGTGTCGACGTGGCCGGCGGCGCGACGACCACCGGGAGTGTGGACGGCGAAGGGCCGCTCGTGACCGGCATCGACACGTCGGCCACGACCGCCAGTGGGCAGTCGATCCCACGGGGTGAGACCACGAACCTGACGGCGACGGCCACGGACTTCCAGCGCGGCGGGGTCGACATCTACGCGGTCGAGTGGTGGTCCGACAGGGCCACGCCCGGCGGCGGCCCCGGCAGCGGGTTCGCGTTTGCGCCGGCCGACGGGGAGTACGACAGCGTCGACGAAACCGTCACCGCCCCAGTCGACACGACCGGCTGGGACACGGGGACGCACAACCTCTCTGTTCGCGCTCGGGACGCCAACGGGAACTGGGGGCCTGTCGAGTCGTACACGGTCGTCGTCACGGCCGGCAGTACCGACCCGCCGGGCGCGCTGGCCTACGACGACGAGAACGAGAACGGCCGGTACGACAGCGGGGAGACGACCTATACGCGATCCCAGTTGGAGAGCGGCCTCGACGACGACCGCGTGAACCTCGTCGTCCCGGCCGACGTGGGCAGCTTGAACCTCCGCGGCGGCGAGCTGAGAACCCGGAGCATGGTCATCCGAGCCGAGATCGACACCAGGGGTGGCGACGTGAAACTGACCGCCGAGCGGACAGTCGACATCGCCGGGACGACGGTACTCGCGCGTGGCGGGAACATCGAACTCACGGCGGGCGAGGGCGGGTCCGGCCGACTGATCGCCACCGGGGCGACGATAGACACCAACCGGGACATCGTGTTGCGGTCCGACGGCGATATCTCCCTCGATGGTGCGACGGTCAGTGCCGGTCGCGGTGCCGACATCGAAGTCGACCTGGGCACGGGGCGCGCGACGCTGTTCGTCGGCGGGGCGAGGATCGTAGACAGCGACGACACAATCGACTACGAACCCGCGGACGCTTCGGTCGATGGTAGTCCCACGAGCGGCCGCGTCGAGAGCGACTGATCGGCCGGCACGGCCGCCGCTGGCGTGTGGGTTTATGCCCCGCCGACCGTATGCTCGGAGTATGGCCGGGTCGACGGACGTAGCGGCCGAGCACGCTGAGAGCGGCGACGAGCACGGCGAGCACGAGCATCGGAGTCGGTGGCCGCTCGTCGCCGCCGTCGGGGCGGCCGCCCTCTACTTCGGTGCCGGGTTCTTCTTCGTCGGCCGGGACTTGCTGCCGACGATACTCCCGACCGTCCTCGCTGCCGTCGGTGCGGTCGGCCTCGTGGCCGGGCTCGCCGGCTGGGCCAACGAGGCGTTCATCGCGGATTACCGGACCGAACGAGGCACCGAGGGGGGAATCTACACCGGCGGGATGGTCATGTTTCTGGTCTCCGACGTGGCGACGTTCTCGGCGGGGTTCGTCTACTACGCGTTCATCCGCGTCGGCGCGTGGCCCCCCGAGCATCTTCCGGAACTGCTCGGGTCGCTGGTCGTCATCAACACCGCCCTCCTGCTCGCCAGTAGCGTCACGATCCACTACGCCCATCACGCGCTGGAACGGGGCGATCGCCGCCGGTTCCTCGGGCTGTTGGGCGTCACGCTCGGGCTCGGGATCGTCTTCCTGGGCGGCCAGGTGGTCGAGTACTACGAGTTCGTCGTCGGCGAGGGGTTCACCCTGACCAGCGGCGTCTTCGCCAGCGCCTTCTTCGGGCTGACCGGGCTGCACGGCCTCCACGTCGCGCTGGGCGTGGTGTTGCTCGGGATCACGTTCGGACGGGCGCTTCGGGGCCACTACTCGGCCGAGCGTGACACCGCGGTGGGGACCGTCTCTCTGTACTGGCACTTCGTCGACGCCGTCTGGATCTTCCTCGTCCTCCTTGTTTACGTCGGCGCCGCGCTCTGAGATCAGGCCTCGACCGACCGTTCGAGCGCGACGAGTTTCCGGTACAGCGGCGGCGTCAGGATACCGACGACGCCCAGTCCGATCGCGAACAGTCCGAGCGGGAACTGCAAGGGTGCGGCCTGGAAACAGGGGTTCTCGGAGACGACAGTGACGTAGTGTCGTTCACCTTCGTAGGTGACGAGGCTCCCGTTCCGGAACGCCGGCCCGTTCGGGAACGACCCCTCGACGTGTGCCTCACCGCGGGCGTCGGCCAGCCCCTCCCGAAACGCCGCCCGTTCGGCCGGAGAGAGCTCCGCGAACTGGAAGCGAGCGAGCTGTGGCTGGCTCGTGGCGAAGCGCTGGCTCGTCTCTTCGGGTCCCTCGACGGCGATCGACGGCTCGCCGCAGCCGCCGATCTGCTCCTGTGCGATCGCGTAGCCGCCCGGGACGGCCCCGCCGATCCCGACGGCGACCAGCAACACGCCCAGGAACGGGGCGACGTAGGTGAAAAGCACCGACCCGTCGTCGGCCGACTCGCTCATCGATCACTCCTCCGCCCGGCGTCGTTTGCGCCGGCGTGACTGCAGGAACTGGAAGGTGACCGCGAGACCGAGCCCGTAGGCCCAGTGGGCGACCAGGACGAACCCGAGATAGCCAAGCAGCACCAGCCCCTGCTGGCCGGTGTAGAAGGCGATCGCGAACCCTGTCGAGATCAGCGTCGCGAACACCGTCCCCGTCTCGAAGAGGTATCGTCCGGGGAGGTACTCCTGGAACGCCAGGAACAGGAGCGGCCAGGTGACGGTCCCACCGACGAGGAACAGCGCAGCGCCGAACAGCGGATCGGCCGGTAACCCGACTGGCTCGGCGATCTCGCCGAACGACACCGGGTCGAGC from Haloarcula pelagica carries:
- a CDS encoding Ig-like domain-containing protein gives rise to the protein MLENSVLYDRYGERARPLTSERVVAGRRITLVMLNGSLSRSATTATDIELTPVSAPEQVTSVEGDGPVRLRLPTRLDREAWNELLRDEFVRNGGHVHDNVTVTSGSPYDTVTITLERNQTYDLRMARVDIGEQSTQAPAHYITADESGLATLSSGRSQRVVFEVRDRFNNPVSGVRVNATVGTNGSVSPVDPVTDRQGHATFRYTASTPGTARIDGTLGTSPGALETATVRVDVAGGATTTGSVDGEGPLVTGIDTSATTASGQSIPRGETTNLTATATDFQRGGVDIYAVEWWSDRATPGGGPGSGFAFAPADGEYDSVDETVTAPVDTTGWDTGTHNLSVRARDANGNWGPVESYTVVVTAGSTDPPGALAYDDENENGRYDSGETTYTRSQLESGLDDDRVNLVVPADVGSLNLRGGELRTRSMVIRAEIDTRGGDVKLTAERTVDIAGTTVLARGGNIELTAGEGGSGRLIATGATIDTNRDIVLRSDGDISLDGATVSAGRGADIEVDLGTGRATLFVGGARIVDSDDTIDYEPADASVDGSPTSGRVESD
- a CDS encoding cytochrome c oxidase subunit 3, which codes for MAGSTDVAAEHAESGDEHGEHEHRSRWPLVAAVGAAALYFGAGFFFVGRDLLPTILPTVLAAVGAVGLVAGLAGWANEAFIADYRTERGTEGGIYTGGMVMFLVSDVATFSAGFVYYAFIRVGAWPPEHLPELLGSLVVINTALLLASSVTIHYAHHALERGDRRRFLGLLGVTLGLGIVFLGGQVVEYYEFVVGEGFTLTSGVFASAFFGLTGLHGLHVALGVVLLGITFGRALRGHYSAERDTAVGTVSLYWHFVDAVWIFLVLLVYVGAAL